One Brachyspira suanatina DNA segment encodes these proteins:
- the dhaM gene encoding dihydroxyacetone kinase phosphoryl donor subunit DhaM, whose amino-acid sequence MVSLIFVSHSYQLARTTAEYIKEVTNANNIKISFSGGAGDNHQEVGTDAVDVFNAIENVYSDDGVIIFCDLGSALISSELAISMLDEEKSSNVRITSAPFIEGGINAAIQASLGKNIDEVINESLESLTPKISYVKDKVDYTINNEVLDDIEFKDYVKGEYKILLENGFHARPVFMFINLIANSKSEVYISNKTKHKPPVSADSITKVTLLNIEYGDVMEIYAKGPDADQVLERFEYLVNGKFETKKKTVHQKNIDNNAIVVSDGHVSGKATYMYFGINVKKEYIKDTQAEKDKFNQSIENVKKDLLEQKTIIEEKNLQNNEYLIFETYISMLFDDYVLKEVYDLIDNKKYSAAYSYNKVMRNIFKSFDSLDDGYIKERKYDIEDILHQVLKYLLDIKINMPEEDDIILMVDNIYASIVTEIGQNIKGVISINGSAVSHAAILLKSLNIPYVIYDSAMQLKGKDIVIDTKNEEGKIIYLKK is encoded by the coding sequence GTGGTTAGTTTAATATTTGTTTCACATAGCTATCAACTTGCTAGAACTACAGCAGAATATATAAAAGAAGTTACTAATGCTAATAATATAAAAATATCATTCTCTGGAGGAGCTGGAGATAATCATCAAGAAGTTGGTACAGATGCTGTTGATGTTTTTAATGCAATAGAAAATGTATATTCAGATGATGGAGTTATAATATTTTGTGACTTGGGAAGTGCTTTGATAAGTTCAGAACTTGCAATATCTATGTTGGATGAAGAAAAGTCTTCAAATGTTAGAATTACATCAGCACCTTTCATAGAAGGCGGAATAAATGCCGCTATACAAGCTTCATTAGGTAAAAATATAGATGAAGTTATCAATGAATCTCTAGAAAGTCTTACTCCTAAAATATCATATGTTAAAGATAAAGTCGATTATACTATAAATAATGAAGTATTAGATGATATAGAATTTAAAGATTATGTCAAAGGAGAATATAAAATATTATTGGAAAATGGTTTTCATGCCAGACCTGTTTTTATGTTTATCAATTTGATAGCTAACTCAAAAAGTGAGGTATATATTTCTAATAAAACTAAGCATAAGCCGCCTGTATCAGCGGATAGTATCACTAAAGTAACGTTATTGAATATAGAATATGGAGATGTAATGGAAATATATGCAAAAGGTCCTGATGCTGATCAAGTTTTAGAAAGATTTGAATATCTAGTGAATGGAAAATTCGAAACTAAAAAGAAAACTGTTCATCAAAAAAATATCGATAATAATGCCATTGTAGTTTCAGATGGACATGTAAGCGGTAAAGCCACATATATGTATTTTGGTATCAATGTAAAAAAAGAATATATAAAAGATACGCAGGCAGAAAAAGATAAATTTAATCAATCAATAGAAAATGTAAAAAAAGATCTTCTAGAACAAAAAACCATTATAGAAGAAAAAAATCTTCAAAATAATGAATATCTAATATTTGAAACTTATATATCAATGCTATTTGATGATTATGTTTTAAAAGAAGTATATGATTTAATAGATAATAAAAAATATTCAGCTGCTTACTCATATAATAAAGTAATGAGAAATATATTCAAAAGCTTTGATTCTTTAGATGACGGATACATAAAAGAAAGAAAATATGATATAGAAGATATACTGCATCAAGTTTTAAAATATTTATTAGATATAAAAATTAATATGCCCGAAGAAGATGATATAATATTGATGGTAGATAATATATATGCTTCTATTGTAACAGAGATAGGACAAAATATAAAAGGTGTAATTTCTATCAATGGAAGTGCTGTATCACATGCTGCTATACTTTTAAAATCGT
- the dhaL gene encoding dihydroxyacetone kinase subunit DhaL, translating to MCNNTKIKEWLINLSLVYDENKDYLTKLDADIGDADHGINISRGFGCVRDALKNNDSAISAIFKQTATLLIKNVGGASGPLYGTFFLNASIASTNKEELTLKDITEIFNKGTNAISALGKSKEGEKTMLDTLFPALNAMKENNESIEDFKSKVLISAENGMKSTIDMIATKGRASYLAERSAGHQDPGATSSFMMIKELINIL from the coding sequence ATGTGCAATAATACAAAAATAAAAGAATGGCTTATTAATCTATCTCTTGTATATGATGAAAATAAAGATTATCTTACTAAATTAGATGCAGATATAGGGGATGCTGATCATGGAATAAATATAAGCAGAGGTTTTGGTTGTGTTAGAGATGCTTTAAAAAATAATGATTCTGCAATATCAGCTATATTCAAGCAAACTGCCACACTTCTCATAAAAAATGTAGGCGGAGCTTCAGGACCTTTGTATGGTACATTCTTCCTTAATGCAAGTATAGCTTCTACTAATAAAGAAGAATTAACTTTGAAAGATATAACAGAAATATTTAATAAAGGTACAAATGCCATATCCGCATTAGGAAAATCCAAAGAAGGTGAAAAAACTATGCTTGATACTCTCTTTCCTGCATTAAATGCTATGAAAGAAAATAATGAAAGTATAGAAGATTTTAAAAGTAAAGTATTAATATCAGCAGAAAATGGAATGAAATCTACTATAGATATGATTGCTACTAAAGGAAGAGCTAGTTATTTAGCTGAAAGGAGTGCAGGACATCAGGATCCTGGAGCTACCTCTTCATTTATGATGATAAAAGAATTAATAAATATTTTATAA